The following DNA comes from Ciona intestinalis unplaced genomic scaffold, KH HT000022.1, whole genome shotgun sequence.
cgagaaaagcagaataaaaacatgtctcatcttaccccactctactgtactttatttaacaacaaaatttataatttccaTTATAACATTTTGTACTTTCAGTGAGAAAAGCAACCACCTGCCCCGTAGTTCTGCCATCACCAGCAGTATTTCCCACAAATGGCAACCTAAGAGCATGAAACGTTCGTTAAAGACGTCAGACATTGAATCACCCACTGCTACAACCCCCCCTACTATTCGATCATCACGACACTCAACTGCCGATGTTTTATCACAGTCGTACAATGCTCCTAAGAATGACGATACTGTAAGTTTTGGCACTGATGGTTGTAATTAGTGGCGCAGTTGAacgaattttttttcaaacagaGATTGCGACGTGTAAAAAAccctggctgcaccactggttgtaattgtaaaatacagatgttttcatttcttttaatgGCAGTGTGCATTAAAATTGAttgttaacaaaatattgtcttaaaaattaaaaccatcttAAGTTGTCCGGCACCGCAACACATTGGTTAGCGAAAcctctttttaaaattcaacaaagttacataataataaagttacatacatggtaactcatgaGCTGGCacagaatttataaaacagaacacccattttccagccatgagaaaataaagcaagctacattaCATTCAGTGACCAAATTTTTATGAGATTCATGCGGTAGCACGCCGAATTTTGGGGTTAATTTGGGGCCAATCTTGGGGTTCATGTGGTAGCaactctgggtgttgggggtaatgggccagtACTGGCCCACATAACCCACATAAAATGGACCCCACAATgcccacataaaatagaattgaCAGATATGACAAAagaattttagaattttttttttagaattgacaaacttatttattatacacataaaatagaattgacaaacttttattattttgtacaCAGGTAAGTTTAGGGCGAGGGTTTACCTCCAGTCAGGAAGATCTTCTTCATCCTAGTCCCTCTGTTCTCTCATCCTCTTCCGTGGTAAAAGGACTCTTAGAGAGGTCCTCCCATACTCCCAAGGATGAGAAATTATGGaggaaagaagaaaaaagaagGAAAGAAgaggaaaagaaaaaggtaaaaactaGAATTTTAGTATACAAGGATCTGCTACTATTCCTGCTCATAGGCACCAAaactggggtggcagggtgggcaggcttACCCTAAAAATTTgggcactgcattaatcagtaaactctaaaatttttaagttagttttgtttcataacacgtgtctaactatccctgcctctctggcattttaaatagtttgatCTGTAGGTCGCGCTCAATACCGAATGTATGAGATTAGGTATAGCGAGCAATTATTTCTAACTTCAAATAACAATTTCCTAAAATTGTATTAAAGAAATTAAGAACaagtattaattttaatttttttttaatgttgtataCCTAAAATTTTGTGCTAAGTAGTACAAACGCTTGTTTAGTCATACTCATGTCTTCCTATGAGTCTCACTCTCATACCTACaggtttaaaaaagttcaGACATTGCATTTTAGCTTGCAGCATTTATTGGCAGTGAGACAAGTTACTAGCCGCACCAATATGatataaacagtttatttgtgttttgcttttaaataagAAGTATCAGTTGTCCATAACttgttattcattttatacaatatacaacagTTATATTGGTTATTAGGAACATTAGTAATAGTTTATAAGAACAGTTTCATGAGACAGGACAACATACCAGCTGGTATTATTATGAAAATCCATATAttgtagtttttataatttcaaaaaaatttgtataattatttgaaatgTTTAAGCAGTAAGCATgtagaatatatttatattaacaaatttgtttagtcctaccttttattttaaataatttgttttatatatctaTAGATTAGATAACTTTACATGGCAGTAAGTGGTAACGTTAATGTTATTCACGTAATATGCAAATTCCAAAATATCAAGTCTCAATTTTTGAAGATAAAATTAGTGAAAATATAGCAGTTTTCCTTATGTACAAAAATGGAGTTAAATTTGTCTCATAGTTCAGTAATTGCGTGGGATATATCCGTTCATGATGTCTCCTGTCTCAACTTTAGTTATTTCAGTTCAGTTCGTTACATGATGATTTTTCAGTGCTGCGcgtttcaaaacttttttttaccaagttttaaaaaaggttgGCTGTTATAACCAGATTATGAAGCACTTTGTGTGAGTAGTTGCATGCTTCGGCATTTGCGATGCCCTGACATTATTCTGACCATGCGCTGGAAATCAttcagtttttattgtttcctTCAACCGCCGCCACCTTTAGCTACATTGTGTTGCATTTCCGCTACATTTGCTATTATAGTTCGCCAACGCACATAAGAGGTGTAGCAATGTATGAGCAATGCGTCAGCCCTGTACCAGACAGATTTACGTTTCCTTTTATGTAGACCTGTTGATTTATTAGACAtgtacagttataaaaaacagttgaaatttattgttattaatatGCAGGTGTTATAATATGTATGATATTAGTGAGGTACGACATGTGCAGTTATTTGTCAATTACATCGTAATTCAGGTTTGTAATTATTTCTACTtcattgttatatatatatatatatatagattagaTTATTTAGAATTTTTCTATGAGTGGTGCAATTATACATTTTCGGTTAAATAACCATCTTATTTACTTTGTCtgtgtttggttttaaaaattacactaccataaaataatatataaaacaaatacattccgaaaaaaacaatttttttttccagtGGGCTAGTTATTTAAgtgctgtttaaaaatattacattagtTCTTATGTCTgtagtttattattattccAATACATCTAACAATACTGTAAggaatatttcaaacaatacGTTGATGTAGTTCCTGAATTGTTGTAATGAATCATAATAtgataacaacaacaacgtgCGTCATCTCATTCATGTATAATACAAACTACTTTATTCTATAACGCAAACTATTCCCAATTATTGGTCATGAACTCTTTGAGGATAAATTACCCTCTGTCTACTTTATAGTGTCTGTAACTTTTTGTACATATTTCAGTAGTGTTTGTTCaatgttatgtatttttaaattcaatattagGAGTTAACATATAGCCTATGATATGATACATTTCATGgtaacaaatgtattttttcagtAGTAAGATAAATTTTATTGGTTGCATTTCAAAGTAACAAGTTCCTGTTAAAATGCGCTGTGTATAAAGACACTGATATTTTCTCGAGACAGAGGATACACCCACACTCTGCGTACCCTTGTTACCCCCATGTTTCTTATACTTATGTATGTCTTGATATTTTGCGCTGTCCTGACAATCAAACAGACAgcaaagttatataattctgagAAACAACTTAAAGCCTATTGAAAGTTAAGAATTAGAACTTTGTTGCTATGTATGGAAAACTGTTGTGGATTAgcattttgtttctgtttgtttagGGTTAAAAGTTGTtggctttatatatatattatatatcaagTTGTTGGGTGTGAATTTGTGAAATTAAGTTATAACTAAACTGTTTACATacatattttacttataaaaaaaatgcttttttaccaaatttaatttctttaaaattccatgggaaaatatttccaaaattaatTCAAATCGATTGGTAAATTTGTATACAAATGCAAAGACAatgacttttttgtttaacaggaAAAAGAACAACGTATTCgatataaagaaaaacagaaacaaaaccAATCAACCAGACATCCCCCAAACTCAGTAGCAATCGGaaacaaacataatgtttcagattatttcaataaaaacttGGATGAGATAATTCAAGGGTTGAATCATATGGTTCCACTCTTTGTGGAGAAGTGTGTGCAGTTTCTTGAAACTTATGgtgagtttttttaacattttccaaTAATTTCTTCACATGTTATGTTTCTGATCAAAATTAAtcagaaattaaaatatttttacaccgAAAAAGTCTTGCTGTAACGCAGGGGAACAGTTGTTTTTGAACCAAATATCCATAAAATTTGATGTGTCAGTGCAGTAGTTAAGTTTTacttaacaatatattatCCCTGGCAGCCTGGTACTGGTAGCAAAAACAGTAGAATCTTAAATTGgatgtttaatttgaaaaacttttttcaagaGATAAATAtgattaattattataaataattgtcctaatcacaaataaataaagaaaatataactacttatctattttaaagttataaccCTTTTCATTCTGGCTGAATATCTcgtgtttataaatacatgaaatttttttttggcttGGTGGGTCATAGATACATGCACCCAAAATGGTAACACCATAGGGCTTTGAACCCAGCTTTCTTTGGTTGTGATGCGAGTGCATAACCAATAGAGCCACAGTGCTAGACAATAATTTGAAGTGGATTAGGACAGTATTACTGCATAATAAGTTTTGGTGcatgaagttttaaaaatctttttttattaatttatatgttGTTTGCATAGGTTTATCAACTGAAGGATTATACAGAATACCTGCCAACGCAAAAGAAAGAGAAAATTTAATTCGAAGATTTGATGAAGGTTGGTTTTGATTTGTATATTGTTACATATGTACTTGTAGTGGTAGAAATAACACTAAAGTAAGAATCTTTGCAAAAACTgaaaattctatttttcggAAAcgatttacttttattttaattatatttaagaGAAAATTTGGAATTTTCGGTTTAAAGATTGCtcttatttgtttgtaaatagaCAGTTTCCTAAATAACGTCTCAAACTGCGGTTTGTAGACCCatataaatatctttatatttaaatttaaaggatAAGGTGTAAAtgtgtaatttatatttgacaCCAAATTTTAAcctaagaatttttttataaaaacataaattagttcttacaaatttataaaaacaggtTCATGACCAAAAAAGGTTAAGAAACGCTGGTATATAGTTACTTGTAGTTGTGGCAGTCATACACGGaacaactgtttatttataaatgaattacTCCCATGTGTCATAGGTCATATATAACTATGTAGCTTGTGCAATATTACTATATGTATGTGGTAGTATGACCTATGTGAATGACAATTCCCAACTCCAGCTGGTCATTGCCTTGttaggtttttaattattaataaattaggCCAATGTTTctgttataataaaacattgcttgaataaaacatttatggcaacatattttattattcgaaaatatatttaattgtcCTAATTACTAAtaattactaatatatatatagagagagagTTTGTTTTCTATAGGTAACTTatatgtagaatagaataaagtctattaaaacaatttaacaaaatttcccttatatttgtaaatcactttttaactaaaattgtTCAATTATATTATCTTGGTTATTTTATTACGATAacaatatttagtttattgaCTTCCCAACAATGTGTTTCTCagaaaaaacagttataataGGGTGTTCTACAATGGCgtaataatgttaaacatgAAGAAAAAATGATTAACTATAACAGCCATCATAATATATCTACCTCAGgctacatgtatatatatattatttttttcaaaatacaaaaaaaatacaacacaaaaatattttttccctgttgttaattaaaaatggtTAATACCACTCATAGTCATGTAATCTATTACCTCTGCAGACAATACGATTGAGTTCAACGCAACAGAAGTTTCTGTATCTACGATAACAGGTAGTTTAACCTGGTTCTTCAGTCAACGGAATTTACCTGATCCTCTAATTCCTTATCACCTGCATGATGAACTTGAAGAAGCAGTTGGTAAGTGGCTTGTAAATATTCAAACTTTTCTTagcttataaaataatatatatagttgggtggggaagatgggaaaactttaacacataatatcttaatatcctgatcgtgtttcaaccaattaacaacggtctacgggagttgTAAGGACACGATGTTATAATActtcaatgttctttgtttactagcaaataggacgaaaaaatatccaaaaaatgAATTAGCTGTCctgtcttctcccaccctactctatacaATTGGGCGGGGTGAAATGGGACATTTAGTATTAAGcatagaatatttacagaattaaataaaagctCCTCATGTTTAATGCGTCAGAGGTGCGTCACCGCTTCTAGTTCTAACTTGTATGACCATGTATTCTAACTAACTATATGACCATGTATTCTAACTAACCATGTAGATGACCATGTAGGTATGCCAGATGCTTCACTGAAGGTGTGTTCAGTACGTGGCGTCATAAGGAAACTACCGTATGCCAACTACGCTACGTTTAAATACCTGTGCACACATTTAAGAACGTAAGCAGTTACTTTTATAGTATTAACAGAATattattttggtttatttcAATTGCacattgaatgtaactttccttatctttgtgtggccggacaatgatagtcgttataacatgggtattctgtttgatacaccttgtgccagcttacgagttaccatttatgttactttgtggttgattgttttggggggatttttttctttatgtatggctgatttggacaacccattagtgaccgttGGGGCAATTACCAATAcgacatttattaaaaagtatggtgcttcaacacagtggtcactacaCAATAGGCTTTCCAAATTGGCAGCCATATAAAAGTTGCCTTCATGGttaaatacttggtaactaATAAGCAGGCACGGTGTGTATGAAGCCAATTCCTATGGTATGCAATAGATGCATGTTATGccaccaaaaaaaataaataagcttttattgtattaaataGTTTAGAtggaaaaattttaattacccGGAAAGTAACATATGGTAATTCATAAggggcatgaagtgtatgaaataagacacctgtgttataacaactgtcgttacttcaccaggcgaggataaaatgtatttaaatatttaattgttcATTGTATTTCCAGCGTCAGCGACAACGAGgcagaaaacaaaatgtcaaGCGAGAATTTAGCGATTTGTTGGTGGCCGACTCTCTTCCGCCCCGAAGTGGATTTGTCATTAAATTCCGCGGCTGTGGCGGGCATGACCAAAATATGTTTCCGCGATGTTCTATTAGCTTGCATAAATCAGTACGCATTCATATTCTACGGCAAGCAAGAGGTGTGAACGGGCTACACTCATAGCATAACACGTTCATAAAGGGTGCGACAAATCCCTAAGCACTTCATATTTATCGCGGTAAACTTAGACGATCTACGAGCTAGCGGCGCTGTGCTATGCAGCCACTAATTGCGACCTATCCAACGAATGTGTCGCCCTTTGCCTTTACTGTTTTAGTTCGTTGTATATTGCGACGATTTTAAagaccaaaatattttttgttgttattttttttgtttaaccgcaATGCTTCTAAATAACCCACCACCTGCAGAAGTTCACCAAAGACCAAACCCACGTTGCCGTGACCAAAACTAACGAACTCTCCCCCCCCCTCCTAGCTTAAAACAGCGACGTGGCATAGGCTTCTAGATTAACGCtggtatatatttgtattttaatttcgACTATTACGGCTTCGGTGGTCGCTCGAATAAAAGTAATCTTGTAAACATAAAGAAATTACTCGGCCGAACATTTGATCATCACTTTCATGGCTTTTTCTTTTGGAGACACCGCTGTTGTGAAAGCATCTCCGGCCTTTTGAAGAGTGAATCTATGAGTTACGAGACTTGCAACGTCGACTGCACCAGATGACACGAGTTCTATTGCTTCAGGATAtctatatacaataaaaccGCAGGTTTATCATTGAATGCAGAGCGGCTCCGTGACAAAGTGCTTGGAGCGCCTGACTTTTATAGGAAAGAGGTTTCGGGTTGTAGTCTTGGCTCTGCTACTAGTGTAGGTCTATTTGTCCTTACACAAGACACTTCACGGACATTTTTTCAAACCAGTAGTTACTTTTGGGTTTTTGAAATTGTCGACAGGccctaaaaaaaagtaaaaaaaaacaatcaaaaaatgCTTACGTGTTGGCGTAACGAAATATTCCACGTATATCAATCTCGTAAGTTCCAGCTGCTACCATTGGCATCGGTACGTCCATCGATCCTCTGCCGACAAGCAGGACACACCCGCCCGGTCGTGAGGCCTACACGTTTCAGTTAAAACTTTAGGAAATGTCAGTTTCTActcatgcccacttatgagttacaacGTGTGTAACTTACagtaggtaattatttttgttctgtttttatcTGTCGCCaacaacttggacaacccataagtaaCCCGGGGTTAGAGCAATACTCACATGTACTGCAGTTTTAAGACTAATATCAGCACCGCTACACTCTAATGCTGCATGGGAACCATCATCGTTTGCAACTTCTCTTAATGTATGCGCAAAAGTAACAGGATCGTTATCAGTTGTCGTAGCTTTGTGGACAACATCTGCTGCCCCGAGTTTCTTTGCAACTTCTAGGCGATCTTGGTCAATATCTATGAATCAATTATGAAACAGTTTAGAGTTATACTGTGTTGCTTAACGAGTACCAGTTTTGgttccattttattttctcgtcccatttggtagtaaacaaacaacatttttaaaaaatttaaaacttactcCTCGCGACACCCAAAGACGTTTAAACACGGTCGTCAGGATATTTCATAGGTGTCTCATTATACCCCATAGTACTGGTATATActttggggaaagatgggatatcgttagctTCTACATCCCTTATAATTATTTcctaattttcttttatatcaATTAAAAACGCTTTGTTAAAATCGCAGGCAACAGTTATATATCGTAAATATtattcgtttactaccaaatggaacaaaaaagtaaaaaaagtccCATTTTTCTCtaccttactatatagtaggaggGGGAAGACGAGGctccttagcacataatatccaaatatcctgatcgtgttttaaacaattaaccacagtctatgggagtcgtgagaatacggttctatatttctgtaaatatttttcgtttactaccaaatgggacgagaaaaaaaaactatgaaaaatgtcccatcctaccccaccttATACCCTACAGTGACCTTACCTACTATTGTAACTTGCGTTGCCCCGTAATGCTTCGCTACCAAACCACACAGGATACCGATAGGCCCACAGCCAAATATAAGGACATGATGTCCGGATGTAACACATGCCCTACGACACGTGTGTACTGCAACACTAAGCGGTTCTATCATCGCTCCTTCTTCGTCGCTCACATTTGGTGGTAATCTGTACGTTTAGttcgattttaaatttaaataatttcaagAAAAGATAATGCCAGTatttacagtagggtgggagaagatgggacaccttttcaatttattccttgtcccatttgatagtaaacaaagaacatttaaagaaatatgaaactgtaACCTCACGATTCTCATAGATCGTagctaaaacacgatcaggatattgaatattatgtgctaaaggtgttccgttttaccccacgctactatatattgtacgCGAGTATATGAAATAAGACAGCTTCCTCTATTGAGTCTTCTGTTGCCTAATCcaacgcgagaataaataccATTCATCCATGAAACTTGGCAATCTCTACGCTCCTAATGTTAAACACAATGAACTTACTTAAAGCAGAAATCCGCATCATGTACAAAGTACTGACATAAGTTGCCATGAACTGGAGGCGTCGCACAAAATCTCATCTCAGGACAAAGATTATAACGACCACTCTTACAATGGCTGCAAGTTTTACACGAAACACCAGGTTCAATCGCCACCCTGTCTCCGACTTGCAAACTTTTTACAGAACTTCCAACTTGGACAACAACACCAGCTGCTTCATGGCCGATTACCATCGGCTTACCTTCCAAATTGAACCGCCCACATTTCCCATATGCCCAATACTTCAAGTCGGACCCACAGATTCCAACGGCAGATATAGACAATAGAACATCTGTACATTAAAGGAACATAGCAGATTAAAGGAAAAAATGGATGCAACTAATTCACTTAATGGTGCaatgacagccgttataacacgggtgttctgtttcatacaactcgtgcccgctttAGAAGTTAACATGTTAGTACTAGTTaacatatttagtttttattggTTATTAATATGATATGACATGCAATTACCGTTATTTTTCAATTCTGGTAACTTCCACTTTGCctggaaaacaaacaaaatggttttaaactttctttgcCTGAATTTGTTCTCAATTTTTGGAGCACGTAAGTACATTCAAAAACGGTACATCTGCACACAAAATACaacgtataaatataaaacatgaaactGCTTACAAGTTCAATTGTTTTGTCTCCCTTGACTATAGCTGCTATATTATCCTTATCCATGACCACATGTGAACGCTAAGTAACTGGCGGTCTTATGTTTGCATAGGTACGATGTATGGGTTCTTTCTGTTAACGATTAATGGACTTTAATCTGAAAATCCCGTGGTTCAGTATAGTTAGCGCACTTTCTCTAATCGAGAGGTAATCGGTTCAATACTCGTCGCTGCCaacgttgtgggcgtatgtgtctttggctAAGACACGGCAATTGCTCCTACCCagtcactaatgtgttgttcAAAGTATGACCTTCCCCCAAACAATTAAAGCATAATTTATGGCCCAACGATCTTCGGCTCTTCGCTGCAGGTATGCGGAACAACGCATGTTTTAACGATCGTTACCACAGCAGCGACAACactaaaaataactaaaaagaCGAACGCAAGGCCAGGCAAAACACAAGAAATGTTATTATCCTTACAAATTCCTTTTATCTCTACCTCCACCTCGCGGACAAGAAGTtctacaaaacaaattgtacCAAAGTATAAAACCAAACTGATATAAAAGGGTGCTGCATGAAAGGTGTGTTTCCAATTTGAAACGATGTGGACCAAACAGTGCGTACAATTTTATGTTGCTCTCAGCTTAAAGCGTTTGCTTTaataccaaatttaaaatgcaacaaGAGAGCAgcattaatgaatgaatgtagatAGCCTATACACTACAGTTGTCATGCAGGCTACattacacaataataaaccgcATTTACATAAAATGGCAATGAATAATTTCTAAATAGAAAAACCCATGCAATATTTTCAACCAATATTAGATTGGTAGTTCATGATAACGTagaacaaataaacaacattgacttgtaaaaaatccaaaatctTGCCCAAATCATCTTTGTTTCTCTCTCTCGACTTCTCTACTTTGTAAGCTCAATGTAACTGCACGGATAACTCGCTAATTCGACAGTATACAAGtatattttggtaaatataATGCATTTGCAAATTGAAAACGATAACTAGATTTGAAAATGCATGAATGAGAGTTTGGGAGTATAGAAATTATCAACATGTGTTCATGTCCATTCGTGCTAAGCTCCATTGTCTTGAAATTCACGTCAAAAATGCGCAAGTTCAATTGCATTAGTTGCTACTTTTAGTACCACATGCATCTGATTCCAGGTTACTGGCAACTTTCCATAGATAGTAACTCGGTTGCCAAATGTAAGCAAGATACATGTAGGTCGGAATTACAGTTTTTGATATACGAGgttgtttttacattaaataccGTGAATGTAAATCCGGTATTTTGCATTTCAAGCTTTTTGTCTTATCACTCactaaattatatataacagtgtggggcaagatggctACCGTTAGCATCTAAATCCCCATATTTCCGGATCTGGTTTTAGACAATTATGAATGTAATGAACTAaggaatataacttgttttatcctcgcgtggctagaaaaccacagtcgttatcggtttcatacacctcccaCCCGCTTACGGATTTtcacatgtgtaactttgtgggtaattgtttttatctaCGTCcgacaattttgacaacccattattgaccactaggttggagcaattgccgttacgTGTCTTGGCCAAGAACGCATTtacgaccacaatggtagcagcgacgagccttcaACCCATAACCTATGTGTTAGAGGTAGGCGAGCTAACCAACTGCGCCAAGGCGCCGGACATTACCTATGTTATTTGATAGTTGGGGGCtactgttatatattttgtaaatatgatctatcttaccccaccctactatgcaaTGTTACCCATGAGCGTGTACGTCATAAATACAATATCACTGTGTTAGTATGCGATTATACAAATCAAAgttcaaagaaatattgtgTAGCCTACAGGTTCTA
Coding sequences within:
- the LOC100177275 gene encoding sorbitol dehydrogenase-like isoform X1 — encoded protein: MDKDNIAAIVKGDKTIELAKWKLPELKNNDVLLSISAVGICGSDLKYWAYGKCGRFNLEGKPMVIGHEAAGVVVQVGSSVKSLQVGDRVAIEPGVSCKTCSHCKSGRYNLCPEMRFCATPPVHGNLCQYFVHDADFCFKLPPNVSDEEGAMIEPLSVAVHTCRRACVTSGHHVLIFGCGPIGILCGLVAKHYGATQVTIVDIDQDRLEVAKKLGAADVVHKATTTDNDPVTFAHTLREVANDDGSHAALECSGADISLKTAVHASRPGGCVLLVGRGSMDVPMPMVAAGTYEIDIRGIFRYANTYPEAIELVSSGAVDVASLVTHRFTLQKAGDAFTTAVSPKEKAMKVMIKCSAE
- the LOC100177275 gene encoding sorbitol dehydrogenase-like isoform X2, producing the protein MVIGHEAAGVVVQVGSSVKSLQVGDRVAIEPGVSCKTCSHCKSGRYNLCPEMRFCATPPVHGNLCQYFVHDADFCFKLPPNVSDEEGAMIEPLSVAVHTCRRACVTSGHHVLIFGCGPIGILCGLVAKHYGATQVTIVDIDQDRLEVAKKLGAADVVHKATTTDNDPVTFAHTLREVANDDGSHAALECSGADISLKTAVHASRPGGCVLLVGRGSMDVPMPMVAAGTYEIDIRGIFRYANTYPEAIELVSSGAVDVASLVTHRFTLQKAGDAFTTAVSPKEKAMKVMIKCSAE